In Stigmatopora nigra isolate UIUO_SnigA chromosome 18, RoL_Snig_1.1, whole genome shotgun sequence, one genomic interval encodes:
- the metrn gene encoding meteorin: MHVLGIYTIWILFHAALSNYSEDQCSWRGSGLSQQQGSVEQISLHCSEGTLHWLYPKGALHLTLSPRLPSLAVGPGGGGSSGLITACVKPSEHFRGAQLYLERDGVLELLVGDRPESPRPPRVRCFSRLPGEKVALFMQATPHQDISRRIASFRYELRGDWTAHLSLDSNHFSTVEACRPCNDTEILMAVCTSDFVVRGNIRSVEEDGNLRAAIIKVSATRVFRQKYALFTSNSRVAARGDIRTLLDCGVKPGPGSFLFTGRVHFGEAWLGCAPRYKDFLQAYTTAKAAQQIPCELPVD; the protein is encoded by the exons atgcatgttttggggatttacaCCATATGGATTTTATTCCATGCAGCACTAAGCAACTATTCTGAAGATCAATGCAGCTGGAGAGGAAG TGGTTTATCCCAGCAGCAAGGCAGCGTTGAGCAGATCTCCCTCCACTGCTCCGAGGGCACCTTGCACTGGCTGTACCCCAAAGGAGCCTTACATCTCACCCTCAGCCCCCGCTTACCCTCCCTGGCGGTGGGCCCGGGGGGAGGCGGCAGCTCAGGGCTCATCACAGCCTGCGTCAAGCCTTCGGAGCACTTCCGCGGTGCCCAGCTCTACCTGGAGAGGGATGGCGTCTTGGAACTCCTGGTGGGGGACAGACCCGAGTCACCTCGTCCGCCTAGGGTGCGCTGCTTCAGCCGACTTCCGGGAGAGAAAGTGGCTCTGTTCATGCAAGCGACGCCGCATCAAGACATTAGCCGGCGAATCGCATCCTTCCGCTATGAGCTGAGGGGGGATTGGACGGCGCACCTGTCGCTTGACTCCAACCACTTCAGTACTGTTG AAGCGTGCAGACCCTGCAATGATACAGAGATCCTCATGGCCGTGTGCACCAGTGACTTTG TGGTGCGAGGCAACATCAGGTCCGTAGAGGAGGATGGCAACCTCCGAGCGGCAATCATCAAGGTCAGCGCCACGCGGGTCTTTCGCCAAAAGTACGCCCTCTTCACCAGCAATAGCCGTGTGGCCGCCAGGGGGGACATCCGGACCCTGCTGGATTGCGGTGTCAAACCGGGACCCGGCAGCTTCCTTTTCACTGGTCGGGTCCACTTTGGCGAGGCTTGGTTGGGCTGCGCCCCTCGCTACAAGGACTTTTTGCAAGCCTACACCACGGCAAAAGCAGCTCAGCAGATTCCGTGCGAACTTCCCGTAGACTGA